AAGACGATCCTGATCGTCGGGCGCGCCAGCGGAATCGCCCACCAATGAACGACTTTGTTTGTGCGGATGTCCACAGGATTTGATGAGCGTGTTTTCTGGCTGCGGACACGTTGGTAGTGGCGCGCCGTGCCTGCACGGTTGCCGCAGGCTTCTGAGCACCATTCGCGGCGCGGGTGTGGTCTAACGAAGTAAAGCACGCGGCCTGGCGCATTGCAGGCGCGCAAATTGACCGCGGCGGGTCCGGAGGCATCGCCTCTTTTTCCGTTCACCCGCTTGGCGCAATCTAAAGTGTCGAAACACGCGACGCGCGCCTGAGGAAGGACCCGACCGGATGACTGAGCCCCGCCCACCATTTCCCCCGTACGACCCGGAGTCGGCGCTGATCAAGGTCCAGGCCGCCGAGGATGCGTGGAACACCTGCGACCCCCACAAGGTCAGCCTGGCGTACACGCCCGACAGCGCCTGGCGCAACCGCGACCAGTTCGTCACCGGCCGGGACCAGATCGTGGAGTTTCTCACCGCCAAGTGGGAGCGGGAACTCGACTACTCGCTGCGCAAGAGCCTGTGGGACTTCCACGGCAACCGGATCGCGGTGCGCTTCCAGTACGAGTGCCACGACGTCGCCGGCCAGTGGTGGCGCAGCTACGGCAACGAGCTGTGGGAGTTCGACGACAACGGGCTGATGCGGCGACGCGAGGCGAGCATCAACGACGTCCGCATCGACGAGTCCGAACGCCGCTACTTCGGCCCGCGGCCCGAGAGCGAACGCGGCCCGGGCCACGACTTCCCCCTGCGCTGAGCGCGACGCCCCACCGTCGTTCAGCCGTGGCCGTGCCGCAGGTGGTCGGGCTGGGTCACCCAGCCCGAGGGCATTTCGACGGTGAGCGCCAGGTGCACGAAGCGGCCGACGGCCGCGGTGGTGGCCCGATCGGGGTTCCATTGCAACGTGTACGGCACCAGTTGGGTCGGAGACGCGGGACGAATCGGGGTCGTCATGTCGGCGCCGGCGATCGATGCCGTGGTGAGAATCCAGTCGACGTCCGCCTGGGCCTCCCAGTGGCACGCCGAAAGATCCGAGTCCGCGAGCTCGACGGTGGGCGGCGAGACCCCGGCCGCCGCCAGCGCCTGGCGCTGGGCCAGCGTCCACGCCGGGAAGAGCGCCTCACTGTGGATGCCGAGCGTCTGGTCGGCAAGCGCGGCCAGCGGCACCGAATCGCATTCGGCGAGTGGGTGGTTGGGCCGCACGCCAACCAACAGGGGCTCACCGCAGAACACCTCGCCAACGACCCCCGGCGGGTCGGGAACGATACCGCAGGTGATCGCCACGTCGACCGCGCCGTCGGCCACAGCGCGCTCGACGTCGTGCAACCACATGCGGCGCACGACGAGGTCGACGTCCGGTGCCTCCTCGCGCAGGGCCGCCGCGAGGTGAGGTGCCAGCACCGGCGCGACGGGCGGCGTGATGCCCACGCGCACGGTGCCCGCCTCGCCGTCGGCCAACCGGTGCACCGCCGCCGACGCGGAGGCAACCTCGTCGAGGATCACCTTGGCGCGCTTGAGCAACTCGGCCCCCGCGGCCGTCAGGGCCACCCGGCGCGTGGTGCGTGTCAGCAGCGATGCGCCCACCTCGCGCTCCAGGCGCCGCACCAGGTCGCTCAGCGTCGGCTGGCCCATGTGGAGCTTCTGCGCCGCCCGGCCGAAGTGCAGCTCGGTGGCTACCGCGACGAACGCTTCCAGCTGCCTCAACTCCACGTGCAGATAGTAGGTGGGCGCGTGGAACCACGCCTGATTTATCAGCAGCGACGATCGCATTGATTCGGTATTGGCCCTTTTTTCGATCGACGCGACCGAGCAGTCTGTATCACATGAGCGGGTTGAGCCGGCGGTCGTACACCGCTGCATCGGCGGCGTCGAGGTCTCGATGAACAGCATCACGACGACCGACGGTGTCGAGATCTACTACAAGGACTGGGGCTCCGGTCAGCCGATCGTGTTCAGCCACGGGTGGCCGCTGTCGGCCGACGACTGGGACACCCAGATGCTGTTCTTCCTCCGGCACGGGTACCGGGTGATCGCTCACGATCGACGGGGCCACGGACGGTCCAGCCAGACCGGTGACGGTCACGACATGGACCACTATGCCGATGATCTCGCGGCCCTGACCACTCACCTCGATCTGCACGACGCCGTCCACGTGGGTCATTCCACCGGGGGCGGCGAAGTGGTGCGCTACCTGGCGCGCCACGGGGAAAGCCGGGTCGCCAAGGCGGCGCTGTTGAGTTCGGTGCCTCCGTTGATGGTCCAATCCGAGGCGAACCCCGGCGGGCAGCCGAAGGAGGCGTTCGACGCGTTGCAGGCGCAGCTGGCCGCCAATCGGTCGACGTTCTACCGCGACTTGGCTTCCGGACCGTTCTACGGATTCAATCGGCCGGGCGTGGAAGCCTCGGAGGCGATCGTCGCCAACTGGTGGCGGCAAGGCATGATGGGCGGCGCCAAGGCGCATTACGACGGGATCGTCGCGTTCTCCCAGACCGACTTCACCGAGGATCTCAGGAAAATCACGGCGCCGGTGCTGGTCATGCACGGCGACGACGATCAGATCGTGCCGTACGCCGACTCCGGGCCGTTGACGGCGCGGCTCCTCCGCAACGGGCACCTGAAGACGTATCCGGGTTTCCCCCACGGCATGCCGACCGTCCACGCCGACGTCATCAACGCCGACCTGTTGGAGTTCATCCGGCAATGACACCTCTGACATACCACCCCTCCGACACGGCCGTCGTCGTCATCGATCCCCAGAACGACGTGCTGAGCCCTACCGGCAAGAGCTGGGAGGTGTTGAAAGACAGCGTCGTCGAGAACAAGACGGTCGAGCATCTCGTCGACATCTTCACCGCCGCGAAGGCCGGCGGCTTCACCGTCTTCATCTCTCCGCACTACTTCTATCCGACCGACCACGGCTGGCTGTTCAACGGTCCGCTGGAATCCGATGAGCTGCGCACCAACACGTTCGCGCGCACCGGCCCCCTGCGCCTGGACGGCCTGGCCGGTTCGGGCGCCGACTGGCTCGACCGGCTCAGGTCGTTCATCGAGGACCCGGCGACCGTGGTGGCGAGCCCCCACAAGGTGTGGGGCCCGCAGACCAACGACCTGGTGCTGCAGCTGCGCAAGCGAGGGATCAGCAAGGTCGTCCTGTGCGGCATGCTCGCCAACATCTGCGTGGAGTCCCATCTCCGGGATCTGCTCGAGCAAGGGTTCCAGGTGGCCGTCGTCCGTGACGCCACGGCCGGCCCCCGCCACCCGGCCTGGGGCGACGGATACCAGGCCGCGTTGGTCAACTACGCGTTCCTGGCCCACGCCGTCCCGTACACAGAAGACGTCGTCGAAGCCATGAAGGCCCAACGCCCCTAACGTTTTCCGAGGAGAGCGCCCACATGACATCCCTGGAGCTTGCCGGCGGCGGGACCGCGGACTTCACCGAGGGTGCCGTCTACTTCATCGGCAATGCCACGACGTTGATCCGTTTCGGCGGGCTGACGATCCTGACCGATCCGGCCTTTCTGCACAAAGGCGAGCATGTGTACCTGGGCCACGGGATCTGGGCGCGTCGCGAGGTCGAGCCGGCCTGCCAGATCGCCGACTTGCCACCGATCGACCTGATCGTGTTATCGCATTACCACGGAGACCATTTCGATGACGTCGCCGCCCGGGAGCTCGATAAGACACTGCCCATCGTGTCGACGGCCGACGCGGTCGACAAGCTGCAAGCCCTCGGCTTCCAGCACGGGCACCCCCTGGACACGTGGGAATCCCTCGAGGTCCGCAAAGGCGACGCGACGCTGACGGTCACCGCCATGCCGGCCAAGCACGCCGCCGAGGAGACGGTCGATGAGCTGCTCATGCCCGTCAACGGCCACCTGCTCGACTTCGGCCGCAGCGGTGATCTGCTGTATCGGCTGTACATCACCGGGGACACCATGCTCGTCGACAGCCTCGAGGACATCCCCCGCCGCTACCCCGACATCGACCTCGGCCTCATTCACACCGGTGGCACGACATTCCTCGTCACCGTCGTCACGATGACGGGCGAGCAGGGGGTGCGGGCGGTCGAAATCACCAAGCCCCGCACCGCCATTCCGATCCACTACAACGACTTCTCGGTGTTCTTGTCGGGACTCGACGACTTCAAGAAGGCGGCCGAATCATCGAGCACAGCAACTAAATTCGTGTACCTGAGCCACGGCGAGACCTACACATTCACCCCCACCGGGTGACGACCGCACTCCGCCAGAGCGCCGCCGGGAGCTGGTTGAATCCCTTGGTCATCGACGGGTGGCTGAAGATCGGCGCACTGATCGGCCTGCGCATCGCCGGCGCAAGCCCGGCGAACGCATCGCCGCGATCATCGCCCAGAGCGGCAGCGCCTATGTGGAGGGGTTCACGAATCCAGCGGCTAAGTCCGCGACTCCCTCGGTGTGCTGTGGCCGTGGGATTCAGCGTTCTTTGACGCCTTACCGCCGGAAATGTTCGCGGGCGGGACCAGGTTGAGAACGCTATGCCCCCGCTGACGGAAGGGACCCCATGAGCAAGCACTACGGCGCCATAGCGTTCACCGACGACGTCCGCGCCGTCCAGCGTCGCTACGGCAGCGAAGCCTTCTACGACCGCAAGCGCCTGGCCGGTAAGGCGTCGCCCGGCCGCGACCCGCTGACCACGACCGAGCGGGACTATCTGGCCGAGCGAGACAGCTTCTACGTCGCCACCGTCAGCGAGACTGGTTGGCCCTATGTCCAATTCCGCGGCGGTCCAAGGGGTTTCCTGCGCGTCTTGGACGAGCACACGGTCGGGTGGGCCGACTTCCGCGGCAACCTGCAATACATCAGCACCGGCAACCTGGCCGGCCAGGACCGCGTCGCCATCATCGCCGTCGACTACCCACATCGCCGGCGCCTCAAGCTCTTCGGCCACGCGAGGGTCGTCACCGCCGAGGATGACCCGCAACTGACCTCGGCCCTGACGGATCCCGCCTACGAGGCCGCCGTGGAGCGCGCCGTCGTCGTCGACGTCGACGCATTCGACTGGAACTGTCCGCAGCACATCACGCCCAGGTACACCGCCGCCGAGCTCGAAGCGGCGCTGGCGCCGGTGCGAGAACAGCTGGCGGCCCTGCAGGCCGAAAACGCCAGACTGCGCAGCGAGATTCCCGCGTCGCAGTGACCGCCCATCTTCCCGGTGCTGACACGATGGCGCCCTCGTAACTTTTCGGGAAGGATCTCAGCATGGCAAAGCTGGTCTCGGTGAACGTCGGCAAGCCGAAAAACGTGCCATGGCAAGGCCGTACGGTTTACACCGGCGTCTGGAAAGCCCCCGTGACGGGGCCGCGCATGGTTCGCCGCCTCAATATCGACGGCGACGGCCAGGGCGACTTGGACGGCCATGGCGGGGAGAACCGGGCCGTGCTCTTCTACCAAGTCGCCTCCTACGACC
This genomic window from Mycobacterium saskatchewanense contains:
- a CDS encoding nuclear transport factor 2 family protein, whose product is MTEPRPPFPPYDPESALIKVQAAEDAWNTCDPHKVSLAYTPDSAWRNRDQFVTGRDQIVEFLTAKWERELDYSLRKSLWDFHGNRIAVRFQYECHDVAGQWWRSYGNELWEFDDNGLMRRREASINDVRIDESERRYFGPRPESERGPGHDFPLR
- a CDS encoding LysR family transcriptional regulator, which gives rise to MELRQLEAFVAVATELHFGRAAQKLHMGQPTLSDLVRRLEREVGASLLTRTTRRVALTAAGAELLKRAKVILDEVASASAAVHRLADGEAGTVRVGITPPVAPVLAPHLAAALREEAPDVDLVVRRMWLHDVERAVADGAVDVAITCGIVPDPPGVVGEVFCGEPLLVGVRPNHPLAECDSVPLAALADQTLGIHSEALFPAWTLAQRQALAAAGVSPPTVELADSDLSACHWEAQADVDWILTTASIAGADMTTPIRPASPTQLVPYTLQWNPDRATTAAVGRFVHLALTVEMPSGWVTQPDHLRHGHG
- a CDS encoding alpha/beta fold hydrolase: MNSITTTDGVEIYYKDWGSGQPIVFSHGWPLSADDWDTQMLFFLRHGYRVIAHDRRGHGRSSQTGDGHDMDHYADDLAALTTHLDLHDAVHVGHSTGGGEVVRYLARHGESRVAKAALLSSVPPLMVQSEANPGGQPKEAFDALQAQLAANRSTFYRDLASGPFYGFNRPGVEASEAIVANWWRQGMMGGAKAHYDGIVAFSQTDFTEDLRKITAPVLVMHGDDDQIVPYADSGPLTARLLRNGHLKTYPGFPHGMPTVHADVINADLLEFIRQ
- a CDS encoding cysteine hydrolase; its protein translation is MTPLTYHPSDTAVVVIDPQNDVLSPTGKSWEVLKDSVVENKTVEHLVDIFTAAKAGGFTVFISPHYFYPTDHGWLFNGPLESDELRTNTFARTGPLRLDGLAGSGADWLDRLRSFIEDPATVVASPHKVWGPQTNDLVLQLRKRGISKVVLCGMLANICVESHLRDLLEQGFQVAVVRDATAGPRHPAWGDGYQAALVNYAFLAHAVPYTEDVVEAMKAQRP
- a CDS encoding MBL fold metallo-hydrolase → MTSLELAGGGTADFTEGAVYFIGNATTLIRFGGLTILTDPAFLHKGEHVYLGHGIWARREVEPACQIADLPPIDLIVLSHYHGDHFDDVAARELDKTLPIVSTADAVDKLQALGFQHGHPLDTWESLEVRKGDATLTVTAMPAKHAAEETVDELLMPVNGHLLDFGRSGDLLYRLYITGDTMLVDSLEDIPRRYPDIDLGLIHTGGTTFLVTVVTMTGEQGVRAVEITKPRTAIPIHYNDFSVFLSGLDDFKKAAESSSTATKFVYLSHGETYTFTPTG
- a CDS encoding pyridoxamine 5'-phosphate oxidase family protein, translated to MSKHYGAIAFTDDVRAVQRRYGSEAFYDRKRLAGKASPGRDPLTTTERDYLAERDSFYVATVSETGWPYVQFRGGPRGFLRVLDEHTVGWADFRGNLQYISTGNLAGQDRVAIIAVDYPHRRRLKLFGHARVVTAEDDPQLTSALTDPAYEAAVERAVVVDVDAFDWNCPQHITPRYTAAELEAALAPVREQLAALQAENARLRSEIPASQ